GACCGGGGCTGCCGCCCCGGGGATGGCCGCCGACGCCCGGGAGACCGCGCCGGCGGCGGCCGACGACGGGCCGGCCGGCGGGGGCGCCTCCATGGAACGCCGGCGCGAGCCGGACCCACCGGACCTGGACGACGTGCAGAAGGCGGCGTGGGAACTGTTCGGCGGGCAATGGATCCCCGTGAAGGAGGAGTGGCGGCGTGAGCTTCGGCCCCATGGGCAACGTGGGCAAGATGCTGAAACAGCTTGAGAAGGTGCAGCAGGAGATGGCTCGCCTGCAGGAGGAGCTGGCACGGCGGGAGGTCGAGGCCACGGCGGGCGGGGGCATGGTCAAGGCCGTGGTCAACGGCCAGCAGGAGCTGGTGCGGCTGGAGATCGCCCGGGAGGCCGTCGACCCCGACGACGTGGAACTCTTGCAGGACATGATCGTCGCCGCGGTCAACGAGGCGAACCGCAAGGCCCAGGAGCTGGTCCAGGCGGAGATGGCCCGGGTGACCGGGGGGCTCAAGTGGCCCAAGCTGCCCGGCTTCCCGGGCCGCTGAGGGGCGGGATGCCGCCGTGGAGCACGCGCCGGCCTTTGCCCGGCTGATCGCCGAGCTGGAGAAGCTGCCGGGCATCGGTCCCAAGACGGCCCAGCGCCTGGCGTACCACCTGCTCTTCCGCCCCCAGGAGGAGGTGCGCGCCCTGGCCGAGGCCATGGTCCGGGCGCGGGCCAGCGTCCGGTACTGCAGCGTGTGCTTCAATCTGACCGATCGCGACCCGTGTGCGGTGTGCCGCGACCCCGGCCGCGACGCTCGGCTGATCTGCGTGGTCGAGCAGCCGCGGGACGTGGTGGCCATGGAGCGAACCCGGGAGTATCGCGGCCGCTATCACGTGCTGCACGGGGTGATCTCGCCCGTCGATGGCGTCGGTCCCGAGCAGCTGCGGGTGCGCGAACTGCTGGCCCGTCTCCAGGCGGACCCTCCGGTCGAAGAGGTGATCCTGGCCACCAACCCGACGGTGGAGGGGGAGGCGACGGCGCTCTACCTGGCGCGCCTGATCAAGCCCCTCGGGATCCGCGTCACGCGCATCGCCCGGGGCGTACCCGAGGGCGGCGACCTGGAATACGTCGACGAGCTCACGCTGACCCGGGCGCTGCAGGGGCGCCAGGCCCTGTAGCCGACCCGGCCCGCCGCGCATAAACCCCATGCCATGGGTCCATCTTCCCTGGTGCCGGTCGCTGGCCTCCCAGGGGCGGTTCAACAACCCTGGCCTCCCGCATACCGATGGGACAGGGGTGCGATGCCCCGAACCCCGCAGGCCGGCAAGGGGCGTGGGATCCCATGCGTGTGGAATGGGGGCGGATCTGGCGGCGGCGGTGGCCTCTCCGCTGGCGACGCCTGGCCACCCGAGACGGGGACGAACCGGCCTCCCGGGGCAGGGCCCCCGCGCGGATCCTGGCTGCCGACCCGGGCCGACCGGGGCCCACGACGGCGCCCCGGCCCCAACAGGGGCGGGCGCCCGGTGCCGCCAGCGCCCCGGAGGCTGCGTCCGCCACCGCCGCGGAGCCGGCTGGTCCGGCCGACGGCGACTTCGACTGGGTGGCCGCCATCGACCAGGC
The sequence above is drawn from the Thermaerobacter sp. FW80 genome and encodes:
- a CDS encoding YbaB/EbfC family nucleoid-associated protein, which codes for MGNVGKMLKQLEKVQQEMARLQEELARREVEATAGGGMVKAVVNGQQELVRLEIAREAVDPDDVELLQDMIVAAVNEANRKAQELVQAEMARVTGGLKWPKLPGFPGR
- the recR gene encoding recombination mediator RecR — encoded protein: MEHAPAFARLIAELEKLPGIGPKTAQRLAYHLLFRPQEEVRALAEAMVRARASVRYCSVCFNLTDRDPCAVCRDPGRDARLICVVEQPRDVVAMERTREYRGRYHVLHGVISPVDGVGPEQLRVRELLARLQADPPVEEVILATNPTVEGEATALYLARLIKPLGIRVTRIARGVPEGGDLEYVDELTLTRALQGRQAL
- a CDS encoding YaaL family protein, with the translated sequence MRVEWGRIWRRRWPLRWRRLATRDGDEPASRGRAPARILAADPGRPGPTTAPRPQQGRAPGAASAPEAASATAAEPAGPADGDFDWVAAIDQARRDWEQARRYFECVTDRDLVDQAIHLVLAAEKRYAYLLKQARLRGIRGLPPRPDADDGRRAVP